CGTCCCGTCCAGCCGCCGAACGCCTTGGAGACGTTGATCAGTCCGCCCCTGCGGCAGGCGTACCGGCAGTTCTGTCAGGACTTTGGTTTTCCTCTGCCTGCTGAGGGCCGATTCGTGACCAGACTTCAGACGGGTATGGATCGTCTGCTCGGCTGGCAGCTCGATGACCAGCTCCGGGCTGACTTCCGGGGGCGCGTTGCGCCCGTTTTCCGGCGATGGCGCCGGAGACGGACGCTAAAGCCGTACTTTCTCCCTCAGCCCGGACCGGAGCCGGAGCTTGACCCGGGCAGTCCCATCCAGCCAAAACCGGAAACGCTGGCTCGCCTGTGCCGCGCGTCCAGGGTGGTGTACCTCGGGTACGTGAAGGAGCTGCAGGAGAGAAAAGGGGAACTGTGGTGGGAGTTTCCCCATGCCTGTGTGAGCCGGTTGATTCCCGGTTTCTGGGCAGGTTACGAGGCGTTTCATCGCGACTTCTGGCCGAACCTGGACGAGGACGAGCAGCAGTTGGCGGCCGAGCTGGAACGGTGGTCGAAGGCATTGAAAAAGTAGAATAACGGTCGCCGATGCGCTGCTGACGGACGCGGTCGCGAGTGCTTGATGGGGCAACTCATGATCAAGTTGCCCTGACGGCCGGTTGCCACCCGTTTGGCGGGGAGGTATTTCACGGCCGGTACCAATCCTGACGGTTCAACGCGCGCTGCTCGACAGAGGGCTGCGGGTTGGCGGTAGCGCTCAGGGTTGCCCTTTGAGGTCTTGAAAGAGCGCCCCGACGTCGATGGTCACGTCCGGGTACGCTTGGGGTGAGAGCGGGCCTGCGCTGAAGGCCTGGGTTTCATATCCCGGCAAAAGGTGGCGCAAGACGCGGCGGCCCGAGACGTCGATGACCCAATATTCGGGCACGCCGGCCGCTTGGTAGGCCTGAAGTTTCTCGTGGGTGTCCCGGGATAAGGTGCTGCAGGAGATCTCCACAACGAGTTTGGCTTCGGAAGCGTTCGGGTTGGTGGGACGCCCTTCCGGGTCAAGGGCTACCAGCGTCAAATCCGGCCAAGGCTCGTCGTTATCGCCCAGCACGAGGCCGCCTTCCCAGGGGTATAACCCAGGGCGTTCGTGGCGGAGCAATTGGCGCCTGAGGCGCCGCCAAACGGTGGTGTGCGGGTTGCCGGGGACGGGCATGACGAGGATTTTGCCGTCGAGTAGTTCGTAGCGGTAGTCCGGGTCCAGCACCGGTTCGAGGGCGTGGAACTCACGAATCGTGAGTTTGCGGGCTTCGACGGTTGTGTGGAGACTCATGGGCTACCCTGCGATGATACCCGGCACGCGCTCATCGGCCAAGCCTTCCGCGCGAGTGTGTGCCGCTAACGGCGCTTCCGGCGGCTGCGGCTTTGGGCGGCGACAAATCTTGTATTCTTGTTTGTACAGCAGACTGGGCTTGTACTAACCAGAAGCCGGAGTTTAACCTCGTTCTGACCGCAAGGTTCATTGAGGACGTTCGGTACTGGGCGGTCACCGACGCCAAGATGGCCGGTAAGCTTGTGGAACTGGAGGACACCGTGCGCCACGACCCGTTCACCGGGATCGGCAAACCCGAACCGCTTAAAGGGTTAGGAGCTGGGGTGTGTCCCGGCGGATCAATCTTGAACACCGCCTGCTTTACAAGGTAGAAGGCAAGATCGTTTACCTTCTGCAAGGGCGGCATCACTATTGACTCCGTCGCGCGATTCCGGCCGTCGCCGGGGGCAAAGCCGGCTCCGGCGCGGTCGCGATCTGCCGGCCCGGCAAGCTGATGGAAAACCGGCCCGGCTCGGGCAGAAAGGGAAGCAGCGCCATGGCGGCCGATCCGCTCTTTTTCAGTTTGGCGCGAACCCCGGAGATGGCCTTTCGTACCGCCTCATCATCCATTTCGGTGGAGAGCCCCTCCTTTCTCCGCCAATCCGA
The window above is part of the Verrucomicrobiota bacterium genome. Proteins encoded here:
- a CDS encoding Uma2 family endonuclease — encoded protein: MSLHTTVEARKLTIREFHALEPVLDPDYRYELLDGKILVMPVPGNPHTTVWRRLRRQLLRHERPGLYPWEGGLVLGDNDEPWPDLTLVALDPEGRPTNPNASEAKLVVEISCSTLSRDTHEKLQAYQAAGVPEYWVIDVSGRRVLRHLLPGYETQAFSAGPLSPQAYPDVTIDVGALFQDLKGQP